tccaaagtactatgcatgttttgttgatcaaacgggaaaaagtttatttaagtctatttgaattccagttagtaacagtacataatgggaaaaagtccaaggggggtgaatacttatgcaaggcactgtacttgGCAATGAATACATTCTGATTATGATTCTGAATGTATGGATTCacatgagctgttttcagacatgagctgcAGGTAAAATCAGGGGATACTGGTCACAGACTTTGCTTTTAGTCTACCTGATATAGTATATAGAAATGTTAAATTCAGACTTTATTATCCTCCTTAGAGAAATGTATCAGATTCTTTTAGATTAccggtatatatatatatatatatgccatGACAAGAGATCGTAGCTAATCTATACTAAGTGAAAAAAGGTTAGCACTATTTTtatgtaattatttttatttgaactgtAGGCAAAGTGAAGGGTTCTTTTGTATTTAAAGCTcaataaatcacattattatAACATTAAACACAATTAATCCCATTTTAAATTAGTCTTTACTTTCATCATAAGAAACTGAAATTTAAGAATAACTGTTCTATTTATAGGGCAGAAGATAAATGTTTCATAGAGCTGGAACAGTTAATTTGCTCTGCCAATGAATCAGATGTAGATGTTGATTAATCACACTTTGACATTGTGGTGTTTAAGAAGAGAAGTTTCCATAGTAACCCTGTTGATGAGGCAAAGTCATTCCTGAGAAGGTCAAAATGGATGATGGAGGTGCATtcaaacaccacacagacaTACCTCAGCTGGCTTCACAGTGGCCAAAAACAATGGAACCCTTTTGAATTGTTtgcaattatatatatatacatacacattatTCTTCATCACATTTACTATTATGAACAAACTATTTCACTCTGACCGACACAACATTATAATGTTCTTGTCCATACCTAATATATCACTCAATCCTTCATGGTGTATTTCAAGAAAAGCCTTCTTTTTTAAACACTCAACTTGCTTTTTTGTTTAGTATTCACAAGAAATAGCTGCTGATGTGAACCATGATCTGAGAAGAGGGTCAAGAAAGGTTTATTTTAGTAAAGCTGGAAAGTTACCTCAAAGAGTTATTCATCATTCCAAAGTGACACAAATTTGAAATGGAGACAATCTACTCATGTGAATACTCTCAAAAGTGGGCATCAAGCTAATGTGTCTCAAAAGAAGCAACAGACCGATCCGAGCTTTAAAAGTATCAACCCCAGAGTAGCAGTGATAGCCTTAACGGAATCATTAGAGCTGGTTAATCTCTCCGTTAATGAGTCTTAAAAAATTCAAATCACTGCACAATGCTCCATGGAGTATGGTGTGTATGGAAAGACACCACAGAGGAAGCCATTGctctaaaaaaataaataaaaccacacaTTCCTTACAGGGAAAGAGTGGCTGACCACGAGCTGAAGCTCATTAGAAGTTGGCTgttgcagcaggacaatgtatTTGAACATCAGAGTAAATATATTGCAGATATGCTTCATTAAAGACATTAAAGGATGACCTCAAAAGGGCGGTTCACACCAGACAATAACATTATGGCCGAGCTAAAGCAGGTATTAAAAGTTCCTTCTGAACATTGTGCACGTCTAATTGAATTATGTCCACCTAAAGGAGGCTTTGATGTTGTCGATATAGACATGAAATTGAACTGTGGAATATTGTGGACTCCGAGCTTGAGCACACTGTTTTCCTCAATAAATGTGACTTActaataaagaaacaaatgatTTGAATTGTTTGTCCTGTCAAGTACTTTGTTTTAATGAATGTTGTTTTGGTGAATTATGCTTTTTAATATGCATCAATCCTCCTTTTACCATTCAGAAATCTCAAGGTTTCTGACTTCAGAGATGATCTCCTGAACCACACTCCATCTTCCTTCAAGGAGAAGGTGGATTTCATAGCAACCCTCTATTGAGAGAGAGCCTGTAACCTTGAGCACAAATTATTTCATAGAACCCTCCAACTATTTGTATTCTCCCAACACTTTATCATGATTTTCACCACCATCACTTCCTTCTTAAACTTAAGCTCCCCTAAAATGTACAAAATCTGATCAAAATAACAATATGCATAATGTATGAATTCTGCAAAAATATTCCCGTTTAATGGATTAAAATATGTACCACTAGTTTCTGCCCTTGACTTACTATACAAGCTTGTTATAGATGATCTACAAGAACCACTGCTTGTCCTTCTGCCGCACGAGCTTCACTTTGTAGAACTTTTTTCATTAttctaaaataaacaaacataaagcatttataattatattttaatatttatttcttaGTATatgtaatttgtgtgttttattgacaTTCAGATTCAATTCTTCCAAGCTAAAAGAAGAGGTTCTTCCTGATCAAGACTATGGTTTTATGATAACTACTCTCAGATAAAgaccttgatttaaaaaacataacagTTTGAACAACGATGTGATAGAAATGAGATTATGTATTCGGCCACATtgattttatttacagaaaacatTTACAGACAGAGAAAACGAACCCAGGATAAAGGAATGAgggaaaaatgtaattaaattccTATTCAATCTGTAAAGGAGTAACAAGGAGGATTTTCCTCAgtcttatgtatttttttctttaacaaaaTATACAGCAAAAAAATAAGTATTGGATGTTAATTTAGTTTATGTTTTTCTCGAGAAGAACATCCCAACAGAAAATACGACTGAGTTTTTGCTATGTTCATGAAAAACAACCATGACTTACAAAAGAAACTCTTAAATCATCTGATGCTCTCTCCCCCAAACGCCCATTGTTTCATAAGTCTGACATGTGTTTGCGCTGATGTGACTTCAGATGGTCGAGGCGTTTGAAGCTGAGGCCGCACACAGCGCAGCAGTATGGTCTTTCCCCCGTGTGGGTGCGATGGTGAACCTTCAATATATCCGCCCGTGTGAAGCTCTTATCACACATGGTGCACCGGTGAGGTTTTTCCTGTGTGTGAATTCTCCGGTGCAGCTTCAGATTCCAGAGTCGACTGAACTTGTTTccacacacagtgcagcagtACGGTTTGTCGCCTGTTTGGCCACATTTATGTGTCTTTAGTTCGGAGAAAGAAGGGAAACCTTTTCCACAATGGCTGCAGAGGTGGAGCCCCTGACCAGCATGAATCCTCTGGTGGACTTTGAGGTTACAGGCTTGAGTGAAAGTCTTTCCGCATTGGGTGCAGGAGTATGGTGGCCCTGGTCCTGTGCCTTTATGTGTCTGCTTGTGAGCTTTGAGAGAGGCAGAATCAGGGAATGACATGGAGCACAGGTTACAAACGTGTCTCCTCACTCCTCGCACTGCTGCCTGATGCTGCAGCCTCTCTCCCAGGTTTAAGGTGTCCCTGTATGAATCTGAGGCCCCATACATATCCTCTGTGCTGTCTAAAGTGGGGTCAGTTCGGAATCTGCCACCTGAATCCCCTGACACATGGTCAGGGTACAAGATACCCGGTTCCTGTAGATATCCTTCCTCATTAATTAATAAACAGCTGAATCCTCCACCTACATTAATGTTAGTCCTTGAGGGTGAGCCTGCAGGTGAACTGATCCTTTTGTTCCGTGGGACTCCTGTTTGGTACGCTTGATGCTCATTGTTATCGGGTGCTTCCACATTCCCCTCATAGTGCCCCATGTAATTCAGATCCTTACCTAGATGGGATGGTGATACTTGTAACCCATCTATGTTGCCCATTTCAATCATGCTGGCATCGCCATAGCCCGTCTTGTCAAAGCCAGCCAAGTCTTCCATGTCATACCTGTTTGGGAAAAGTGGTCCGGACGGGTCGCCCGAGTGTCCATGTTGGCCAGAGTCTGGCCTCTGGTCAAAGCCAGCCTCCCAGGTCACATGACACTTTGGGATCTTCTGGTCACTGAAGCGTTTACTTGGCCCTGGCAAACCTGATGTATCTGTTTCTGTCCAAtgaaaggaggaaaagaaacaatatagGTGTACAGGAACAAACATGATAAATCCAACATTGAAAATGTGAATgatatcatttatatttttctaataCACCAGTAGCTGTAATAATGATATATCTCCATACTTCTCTAGTGTGTATGTTGTTATGAACAGGGCATTTTTTGTCAAGCTACTTTAGGTAAATTATTCAACCCTGTGTAGATTAGAGGAGACTTTTATTGTGAGTAAAATATTCTAAGTCACTAAAATAGTTTTGAAATTATCTTTAAAACAAgaattttgttttctatttaattttgcTAAATGCTTTGTATATTACTTTGAGGTTACTTTAACCTAACATTAAGTGAaagcatttatatttttatatttcagtgcTTCTTCTTCATGAAAGATCCTGTGAAGATTTAGTGTGTGTTTAATGCATGTTTGTATTATTGTAGTATTTTTCTGaaagaataaaatgaaagaCATAATTAATATTATTGGGTATTTGTCTCTCATTTGTCCTAGTTTTTCCTGGATAACGCTGTATTTCTGTCCCGGGAAGAGTGTGTGAGCCACAAAACCTACTCGTGACTCAATTTGATACTATTACAGATtcctttaaaaatacaaattgctTGTTAGACTCTTTCAGTATCTGCACACTGACCATCCAGATTGACTCCCCATCTCTCTTGGGACTCGTTGGTTTCTGGCGGCATGTGAAGGGCTTCCTCCTTTAGCAGTCTTTCCAACTTTTCACCTTGTACATCTGGAGACTGGCagataaacaaaatgacagGATTAATACAGGAAGTGTAACTCGGCACTCCTCAAGAGAAACCTTAAGCTTGGCATTTAATCGACAGAAGGATTAGATTTTGTAGCATAGCtttaaaagaagaaattaaCGGCAACTTTACTAAATATAGTAATGCTTTAACCTAAATTAGTGAAGTTCAGTTAGTGTAATAAATTGTCCTCTACCTGTGTTGCACTCATAGCGCAGTGGTTCCCTGGTTTTGTGTCTTCCACGTCATGGTCTTGTGTTGCTACATCAGCGCCCTGGGAGCAATTTATCTCTTCTTGCAGCATACTCTCTTGTTTCAAACCTTTCTCTGTAACAGAAAAAggacatgtttttaaaatcgACAATATGAATGATCTGCTTTGTATCTGGAGGATTTTAAAAAGGGCCGATGTGGCATTCCCCCAAAATATCAAAaacattcaaagaaaaaaaaatgtatccagCAAGCCTGCACACCTGGTGGACTGTCTGGTAAGTTGCCAATATATACAATGCTTTCACTTTGGTGTGTGAATGTTAGAGCTCTTAGCTACAAGAGGGGAGTATTCCATGGCCAAAATGGGGGAGATGAAGATATTTAAAGAAACGCTGATTAGTTTTTGGTCACTTGGGGCTAGCAGGAAGTACTGTAATTGTGtgcaatacatttttatttttcattttcaagctGTAGGGAGTGAGAGGCAGTTTGGGGCTAAGTAATGCCTTTGGGTGGTGTAATAATACATGACTCACCCTTACCTTTACTACAGTTGATGCGGGTGGGGTGAACTCTACATGGAAGTAACTTTTTTTTCCCCAACACTCTACAACTTATTGGGTTAAATTTTAACCCAGAGTTGAATCAATATAGTATGCATTACTGCTAAACTAGGTTCTAGCATCACTGGGTTGTTGTGACCCAGTGTTGGTGTTATTTATGTACTGGGCCCTGTACTACAAAACCGGATTTGTGCCAACTTGCTCCTGGGCAGGTCAAGTTGGAGAGAAGAGATCAACTTGTATAAAAGGAAAGGACAGCCTACTGGCCAATCAATTCCTTTGAGACATAACATCAGCATTCTTAGAGGATAGTAGATAGTAGAAGAGATTGTTAGAGTTTAATACATTAACCTTTAAGTAGATTCATCCAATgaaatttgatatatttatttgagATGGGAGATAAATAGTTtacagattctctctctctctctgaggtgaaACTGTAAAACACAACTTTTTTACTGTCCAAACACATATGAACAGACCCCAAGCGATCACTGCAGGCGGGCTTAGCGGAGCTGTACAAGGCTCCCTGGGTGTCTGCCCCGGGCTTGGTAGCACTGTGACCAGGCTGTGTGCACTCTGGGACCCGGACAGCTCCACTGGCCAGGGTCCCAGCATCTGTGCCCCCGGTTTGTGCGCTCTGCCTGGGTGTCTGACTTGGTACAGCTGTTTTATTATGGCTTTTTTGATCAGTCGCCATGATTAGACTAAACCTAACACTGAAGCTGTAACAATTAAAGCAATGAGCCTATTAGCTTTGTCACTCTTAGCAACACCTCATGATATGAAAAGCAATTTGATCAATTAATCTGGAAAATATTGATTGGTGCAACTTTTCAGCCAGCCCTTGGATATTGGTATAATTCCTAAAGATGATTTGTATGtccttgtgtttatactgtatgtttACTCATTGTTACTTTTACTGATGTTTATTTTTGACTGTCCTCTTTGGTGCGGCAACAAAGAAAATCGTTGACTAATAAGTATGATCTCATCTCATGTTTAGCACCCCTCACCAATGATTTACCAATGCTCCTACTCAAAAAACCTTTCATCAAGGTCTGCTAGGGAAGCATTTAGAGTCATGTGTGATCAGGTGAGTGTTGGCTGAATATGGATGAGAAACACAGGCTCACCTGTAGCTCTGGGTCTCCCCTCGACTCTCCCGCAGTCCTCACACCTCCCTCTCcggtccccctctctctccttgcgACGACTCTCGGACCACCGGAGTCTCCTCTTCAGGGACTCCACCTGCTCCCTGCTCCGGGTCACCTCCTCCAGGAAGCTGTCCTCCACCAGCCGGGTGATCTCGTACATGGCAGCCTTGAACACGGTCTCCATCACACCGGACAGCTGGGACTGAAACGTTACTATGGTCTCAGCCATTGTGACGAACAGTGTGTGACAAACTCAGCCGATAACTTCCAGTAAACTGGGTAGAGGCACGTTAAAGGCTCCTGTGGAGTGAGTGACGTGTGTTGACCACATCCACGGACCGTCTCTTAAAACTGACGTTACTTAACGCAAACCTGTCAGTGTTTAAAACGATATTCGACTGTCTGCATTTACCCTATGGAGGTTTTTAGCGAATTTTACCAAACGGCTGAGTCGTTGGAGATGACCATGTTAGCTAACTAGCCTGCTGTGCTATATTAGATTCGAACACCTCCTGAAACGCACTACATGAAAACATTAACCTGCCATATTTGGCACGAGTAGAGTCTGTGTCCGCTGTAGCGTTTGTCTTTTAGCACAAATAACCCGGATGGTTTCGCTTTGATCTATCGTCGCACACTGATGAGCTTTGACGTTTCCTCTTGATTCCGTAAACAATGGCACTTCCGGGATTTACAAGTACGGGTCAGGAAGTGGGACAATCTTGAGATGTTAGCAAAGTGGGTCCCTGTTATTAAATTATGTATTCTGCTTGAGGGCGAAACGTGGGGCGTTAATGGTGAAGATGAACTAGAATAATTCGAATTTTATAGTGTTTTCTTGCCATGGGAAAATGTGtgaaaaccatagactgtatatgggTGAAAACACAGATTAGGATTGAAGTGTACCAACAGGATGTAGCGCGGGACTCCCTTCCGCCTCGGAGTCTGTGTGCCTCCTCTATGTGTCCGTCACACAAAGCGGTGATCTCGGCCCACAACGAGAAGGAGCCATATTGGAGCAACTAATAACCCTGAGTGCTTTACAAAGCAAATCCTATGTCTGAAGAGGAAACTCAGGGGGACGACCCTCCAAACCCCACGATGTCCACGGGCGATTTCCAGACCCGGTACGCCTCCGTCATGGAGAGCATGCTGAAGAGTTCCATCGCGGAGACCACCACACTTTTCGAAACTATCGTCGACGAGCTGAAGGCAGAGATCTCCGGAATCAAGAAGGAGAACGAGGACCTCCGGGCCAGATGCAGCCAGTTTGAGGAAAGACCGTCGACCGTCGGCCCGGCTCCTCCGCAGCCATGCTCTGAGAGACGTGACACAGCTGTACAGTGTGGTGAGTTAGGGTGTGGGACAGAGAAAAGTTAACAAAGGGCAGCTTGGACTATCATATTGACTGCTGCTGATGCCACGTGATCTTTTAAGGCTAAATactgagtgtatttgtgttatatgCTCTATAATTATAGCACCTCCTGTCTATTTGACTATGTGGAGCTCAGCATACAGTCTTAAAGTGTGGGATCCAAACCAGGAGGGAAACCATACTGTGCTATCTTGGCTAGCAGAAGGGTTAGATCCCAACACTGATGTCAGGATGTGAGCATTTGCATCCAGTGAATTGGAAGCTACAGGCTGTGCATGTCCACTGCCTATACAAAATACCTTTTTACCTCCCATAATAACTACAAATTAAAATGGCAAGAGCAAACTTTTCTCCAAATTACTTACCCAAATTACTCTCCCACTTTTCCCAGATTCCTTTTTAAAACCATCAATTGACTTATAAACCCTGCTTCTTTCTCAAGCTGACTGTGAAAGGTGTTTATCTTTCTTTTAGCAAAACAATCCATGACATCAGAACAAACATCACGTCAGCTACCACTGACTACCCAGATACCGCAGAGCATCCTGCCCGTCCCATTCTAATTAGTAATTTCAGCaagtttcacttcctgattTGATCGACACTGTGTCGCACATGCATTCGTCGTCGAGCCCTCTCTGCATCCTACCACATCACTCCTCAAAGAAGTAATCAGTACTAATGGCCCTAACCTTCTTAGAATTATTAATTGCTCCCTTTCTTCTGACCAAGTCTCTTATTATTTTAAGAAAGTCACCATTCAGCCTTTATTGAAAATGCAGAATCTTGACCAATCACTTCCACAGAATTAAAAGCCCATTTCAAAATCCCCATTCATGTCCAAAATTCTTGAAAAGGCGGTTCTGACCAaactgtttgatgtgtgtgagaataattAAATTTTTGACAAATTCCAGTCAGGATTCTGCAAATGTTATAGCACAGAAACCGCTCTACTTAAAGTTACTAATGTGTTATTAATGTCTGCAGTTGGTGGTGATCTGTAAATGCCCTTAGATGGTGCAAGTCACATCTCTCAGATAGACAGATCTCCGTTTCCATTGGAAATAACACCTCATCTTGGCTCCACTGATGTGCGGAGTTCCACAAGGTTCCATTTTTGGTCCCATCCTATTTTTGATCTACATTCTCCCGTTAGAAAATGTCATCAGCCATTGCAATGGAATATATATCCTTCCTATTCCGATGACACCTAAATATACTTGTCCTTCAAGCCAGGCAACGTAAGTCACGTGAGTGTCCTAGCAGAGTGCCTTTCCCTCGTTAA
This is a stretch of genomic DNA from Pleuronectes platessa chromosome 3, fPlePla1.1, whole genome shotgun sequence. It encodes these proteins:
- the si:ch73-109d9.2 gene encoding zinc finger protein 205 isoform X2, translating into MAETIVTFQSQLSGVMETVFKAAMYEITRLVEDSFLEEVTRSREQVESLKRRLRWSESRRKEREGDRRGRCEDCGRVEGRPRATEKGLKQESMLQEEINCSQGADVATQDHDVEDTKPGNHCAMSATQSPDVQGEKLERLLKEEALHMPPETNESQERWGVNLDDTSGLPGPSKRFSDQKIPKCHVTWEAGFDQRPDSGQHGHSGDPSGPLFPNRYDMEDLAGFDKTGYGDASMIEMGNIDGLQVSPSHLGKDLNYMGHYEGNVEAPDNNEHQAYQTGVPRNKRISSPAGSPSRTNINVGGGFSCLLINEEGYLQEPGILYPDHVSGDSGGRFRTDPTLDSTEDMYGASDSYRDTLNLGERLQHQAAVRGVRRHVCNLCSMSFPDSASLKAHKQTHKGTGPGPPYSCTQCGKTFTQACNLKVHQRIHAGQGLHLCSHCGKGFPSFSELKTHKCGQTGDKPYCCTVCGNKFSRLWNLKLHRRIHTQEKPHRCTMCDKSFTRADILKVHHRTHTGERPYCCAVCGLSFKRLDHLKSHQRKHMSDL
- the si:ch73-109d9.2 gene encoding zinc finger protein 160 isoform X1, producing the protein MAETIVTFQSQLSGVMETVFKAAMYEITRLVEDSFLEEVTRSREQVESLKRRLRWSESRRKEREGDRRGRCEDCGRVEGRPRATEKGLKQESMLQEEINCSQGADVATQDHDVEDTKPGNHCAMSATQSPDVQGEKLERLLKEEALHMPPETNESQERWGVNLDETDTSGLPGPSKRFSDQKIPKCHVTWEAGFDQRPDSGQHGHSGDPSGPLFPNRYDMEDLAGFDKTGYGDASMIEMGNIDGLQVSPSHLGKDLNYMGHYEGNVEAPDNNEHQAYQTGVPRNKRISSPAGSPSRTNINVGGGFSCLLINEEGYLQEPGILYPDHVSGDSGGRFRTDPTLDSTEDMYGASDSYRDTLNLGERLQHQAAVRGVRRHVCNLCSMSFPDSASLKAHKQTHKGTGPGPPYSCTQCGKTFTQACNLKVHQRIHAGQGLHLCSHCGKGFPSFSELKTHKCGQTGDKPYCCTVCGNKFSRLWNLKLHRRIHTQEKPHRCTMCDKSFTRADILKVHHRTHTGERPYCCAVCGLSFKRLDHLKSHQRKHMSDL